The Paenibacillus sp. FSL R7-0345 DNA segment AAGGTCCTTTAAGCGGCAAAAAAGTAGTGGTTACCGCAGGCGGAACCGTTGAGCGCATCGATCCGGTCCGCTACATTTCCAATGATTCCTCCGGCAAAATGGGCTTTGCGATTGCGCGGGCCGCGCGAGCAATGGGGGCAGAGGTTACCCTGATAGCCGCACGGACAGATGAAGCGCCGCCCCAGGATCCCGGTATTGAGCTGGTCCGGGTAGAATCAGCCCAGTCCATGCTGGATTCGGTTGCCAGCCGCCGGAATGGATGCGATATTTTAATCATGGCGGCTGCAGTAGCCGATTACCGTCCGAAGCACAGCGCAGATGACAAGATTAAAAAAAGCGGGGATACCCTGACGCTTGAGCTGGTTAAGACAACGGACATTCTGGAGAGTCTGGGCAAGTCGAAGGACGGCCAGTTCCTGATCGGCTTTGCCGCCGAAACGAGTAATTTGGAATTTTATGCAAGGGATAAGCTAATCCGCAAAAATCTGGATCTGATTGTTGCCAATGATGTCTCCAAAGCGGGGGCAGGATTCGGCACAGATACCAACATTGTGTCCATCTATGATGCGGACGGGCTGGTGCTGGATCTCCCGCTCAGCTCCAAGGATGAGGTGGCGCGCCGTCTGCTGGCGCTTGCAGCGGAACGGACATCCGGAGTAACGCGATAATGGAGATAGCGAAGGTCATTGTCGATGTTCCTGTGCGCAGCACCGACCGGCCGTTCGACTATTCTATTCCTGACGCTCTGCGGCTGTGGATTGAGGTCGGCAGCCGGGTAGCTGTGCCCTTCGGCCACCGGACGGTTCAGGGGTTTGTAGTTTCGCTGGAATCCGGCGAGACTGGTGCTGCCTCCGGATTAAAACCGATCCAGGAGGTGCTTGACCTGCTCCCGCCGCTGTCGCCGGAGCTGGTTGAATTAGGTGACTGGATGAGCCAGCGTTATGCCTGCCGGCGGATTTCTGCCCTGCAGGCTATGCTGCCAACCGCACTCAAAGGCAAAGCTGAACGCCTGATTTCTCTGGGGGAGGGGGCTGGAGCTGCAGATAAGCCTGCAGACGAACTGTTTCCGCTGTTCCTGGAGGAGGATCTCGAGGAGCAGACGATCATTGATTTCGTCAGAAAAGCGGGCGAAGTGTCCATGAAGCAGCTGACCCGCAGCTTCCCTGGAGCGGCAGAGACGGTGAAGTTTATGCTTCGCCGGGGAGTGTTGACCGAGAGCCAGTCCATCAAGGATAAGATGGGCAAGAAGAAGCTGAAGGCCGTTGACCTGGCGATCGGGCTGGCTGCAGCCCGCGAATCACTCAGCACCTTTCCGGCACGGTCTGCACGGCAGAAGGATGTGCTGTCATACCTGATTGACATGGAGCAGATGCTGCCGATGCCGATGAAGGATCTGCTGGCTGTTCTGCAGGTTACGGCAGGTACGGTAAAGGCGCTGGAAGAAAAGGGCTACATTGAGATCAGTGAGATTGAGGTTTACCGTGACCCTTACCGGGGCCGCGACTTCAAGCCAAGCACGCCTTTGCCGCTTACGCCGGAACAGCAGCAGGTTTACACGCGGATTGCCCGGACGGTTGATGAACAGCAGCATGAGGTTTTTCTGCTGCACGGGGTAACCGGAAGCGGCAAGACTGAAATTTATCTGCAGTGTATACAGCGTGCTATGGATCAGGGCAGACAGGCTGTCGTGCTTGTACCGGAAATCGCGCTCACCCCGCAGATGGTCGAACGGTTCAAAGGACGGTTCGGCAGCGGCGTAGCTGTAATGCACAGCCGCCTGTCTGTCGGTGAACGCTATGACGAATGGCGTAAGATCAGGGAAGGCAAAGCGATGGTTGCCGTCGGGGCCCGCTCGGCTGTATTTGCCCCGTTTGCCAACCTCGGCCTAATTATTATGGATGAAGAGCATGAGTCCTCCTACAAACAGGAGGAGAATCCTAAATATCATGCCCGGGATGTAGCTGTCCGCAGGGCGGAACAGGGGGGAGCGGCAGTTATTCTCGGCTCCGCCACCCCGTCGCTGGAGAGCTACCATGCAGCCAGATCGCAGAGCGACATTCACTTCTCGCCGGTGCTGCTGGAAATGCCGACCCGTGCCCTGGGCAATGCACTGCCTAAGGTGCATGTAGTGGATATGCGCGATGAGCTGAAGGAAGGTAACCGCTCGATGTTCAGCCGCAGGCTGCATGCTGCACTGGAGAGCAGGCTGGAGAAAGGGGAGCAGACGGTACTGCTCCTGAACCGTAGAGGCTTCTCCACCTTTGTCATGTGCCGCAGCTGTGGTTTTGTGGCCACTTGCCCGGAATGCGACATTTCGCTTACCTACCACAGCCGCAGTGACAATTTGCGCTGTCATTACTGCGGCCATGCGGAACCCTCGCCCAAGGTCTGTCCTGAATGCGGCAGTGAACACATCCGCTTTTTTGGTACAGGGACCCAGCGGGTCGAGGAGGAGCTGGGTAAGCTTTTCCCGGGGATCCGGGTTATCCGGATGGATGTGGATACAACAACAGAAAAGGGCTCGCATGAGAAGCTGCTGAACCAGTTCAGAGACAAAAAGGCTGATGTTCTGCTCGGTACGCAGATGGTGGCCAAAGGGCTGGACTTTCCGGATGTGACCCTTGTCGGAGTCATTACGGCAGATTCCGCGCTGAATCTGCCGGATTTCCGTGCCGGCGAGAAGACATTCCAGCTGCTTACACAAGTGGCCGGACGCGCAGGCAGGCACCAGCTTCCCGGTGAAGTTGTAGTGCAGTCCTACACGCCCGAGCATTACTCGATCGTGCATGCCAGCGGACATGATTATACCTCGTTTGTCCGCGAAGAGCTGAAGCACCGCAGAGCCCTGCATTACCCGCCTTACTGCCGGCTTATTCTTGTCACTCTCTCACATGAGCAGCTTCCGCTGCTGCTGAAGATGGCTGAGAATTATGCGCTGAATCTGCAGGGCCGGGCCAGGCAGCTCCGCTGGTTCGCCAGCCTGGATAAGCTGTCTGCGGATGCGCTTGACCTGCTTGGCCCGGTTGCTTCCCCGCTGCCGAAGCTGAAGGGAAGATACCGGTTTCAGTGCATCATCAAATGGCGGGGATCGATTGATGCCATCGGGCTGGCCCGAAAGATTGCCGAGGAGCTGGAGGATTCGGTCCGCGACAATAACCTGCAGATCAGCATTGATGTAGACCCGCAGATGTTGATGTAGCCTTATGGCGTGATACAATAAAGAGAATTTAGAAGTTCAGAATAAGGATGGTGTACGTGAAATGGCAATCAGATTAATCGTTAAAGAACCGGATGAGGTATTGCACAAAATAGCCAAGCCTGTAACCAAAATTACGCCTAACGTCCAGAAGCTGCTGGATGATATGGCTGATACTATGTATGATGCGGAAGGCGTCGGCCTAGCTGCACCGCAGGTGGGCATTCTGAAACGGCTGATCGTCGTGGATGCCGATGAGGAGCATGGGCTGATCAAGCTGATTAATCCGGAAGTCGTAAGCGCAGAAGGCGAACAGTTCGGACCTGAGGGCTGCCTGAGTATTCCGGGATTGAATGGTGATGTCCGCCGGGCAGAGACAGTAACCGTACGCGGGCTTGACCGTGAAGGCAACGAGGTTATCATTACGGGCAGCGGTCTTCTGGCCCGGGCATTTTTGCACGAAATTGACCATCTCAACGGTGTATTATTTACCGATATCGCCGAGAAAGTCTATGAGTATACTGCTGAGAACAGCGAGTCCGGGGAGTGAACGGAATGAAAATAGTATTCATGGGTACACCGGCCTTTGCCGTGCCGTCCCTGAAAATGCTTGTGGAGGAAGGCTATGAAGTGGTAGCTGTTGTAACACAGCCTGACCGTCCGCAGGGACGCAAGAAGACACTGGTGCCAACTCCTGTAAAGGAAGCGGCACTGGCACTGGGGCTTCCTGTGCTGCAGCCGGAAAGGCTCCGCCGTCCGGAGTCGGTGGCAGAGCTGGCAGAGTATGCGCCGGATCTTATCGTTACTGCCGCCTATGGCCAGATTCTGCCTAAGAGTGTGCTGGATCTGCCGCGTAACGGATGTGTTAATGTTCACGGCTCCTTGCTGCCACAATACCGCGGAGGTGCGCCGATCCAGCGCTGTATCATCAACGGAGAGACGGTTACCGGAGTTACACTGATGTACATGGCTGAAGGACTGGATACCGGTGACATGATTTCACGGGTTGAGGTGCCTATTGAAGATGAGGATACGGCAGGCGACCTGTTTGAAAAACTGAGTCTGGCCGGATGTGATCTGCTGAAGACGGAAATGCCGAGACTGGCAGAGGGCCGGGTAGAAGCGGTGAAGCAGGATGACAACGAAGCAACCTATGCGCCGAACCTTAGCCGTGATGACGAGCGGATCGACTGGAGTGCAGGTTCTCGTGAAATCTACAACCGGATCCGCGGACTTGTTCCGTTCTCAGGAGCGTTCACGCTCTGGAACGGCGAAACCTTTAAAGTGTGGGCAGCTGTTAAGCCGGCTGATAAGCAGTCATCAGCTTCCGCAGCACCGGGGACAGTACTTGCAGTTAATGAGCGCGGTGTAGAGGTGAGCACCGGTGACGGTTCACTGCTGCTGACCTCTGTGCAGCCGGCAGGCAAAAAGGCGATGAACGCCGGTGACTTCAGCCGCGGAGCGGCTATGAGTCCCGGGACGGTGCTGGGTTGAGCGCGGGCATGAACGGCGGAGGGTCCGGCCGTGGCGGACAACGCCTCGGCCGCACAGGCGGTGCAGGCAAGCCGCAGGGCAATAACAGCAGACAGGGCGGCAGTACGGCTGCCGCTAAAGGTGCAGATAAGGGCAGCCGTCCGGCAGCTTCTGCCCGCTCCGTAGCGCTTGATGTGCTGGTCCGGGTCGAGCAGGAGGGAGCTTACAGTAACCTGCTGCTGAACAGCAGCCTGCAGAAGTCCGGGCTCAGCCGCGAGGATTCCGGACTGGCTACGGAGCTTGTGTATGGTACATTATCCCGCCTGATTACACTGGATTATGTGCTGGAGGATTTCGTAAGCAAAGGAATAGCCAAGCTTGCACCTTGGGTTCGTAATCTGCTGCGCCTGAGCCTGTATCAAATCATGTATCTGGACCGGATTCCGCCGCATGCTGCCGTCAATGAAGCGGTTAATATCGCCAAGAAACGCGGCCACCAGGGCATCTCCGGGATGGTTAACGGGGTGCTGCGCAGCGTGCTGCGTGCCGGTGAGCTGCCTGTGCTGAAGAAGGGCCTGAATGAGGCTGAGCGGATCTCGATCCTCTACTCCCATCCGTTATGGATGGTGGAACGCTGGGCCGCTGAGTACGGAATCGGCACTGCAGAAGCGATGTGTGCCGCCAATAATGAGCCGCCGGCTGTCAGCGTCCGGGTGAATACAACAATGATCAGCCGGGACAGGCTGCTTGAAGAGATGCTGGAGGCGGGAGTGAATGCGTCTGCTTCCAGGCTTAGCCCGTATGGCATCGTCGTCAAGGGCGCCGGCAATCTTGCTCTGTCCTCCTGGTATACGGACGGCTATCTGTCCGTTCAGGATGAGAGCTCCATGCTGGTCGC contains these protein-coding regions:
- the fmt gene encoding methionyl-tRNA formyltransferase, yielding MKIVFMGTPAFAVPSLKMLVEEGYEVVAVVTQPDRPQGRKKTLVPTPVKEAALALGLPVLQPERLRRPESVAELAEYAPDLIVTAAYGQILPKSVLDLPRNGCVNVHGSLLPQYRGGAPIQRCIINGETVTGVTLMYMAEGLDTGDMISRVEVPIEDEDTAGDLFEKLSLAGCDLLKTEMPRLAEGRVEAVKQDDNEATYAPNLSRDDERIDWSAGSREIYNRIRGLVPFSGAFTLWNGETFKVWAAVKPADKQSSASAAPGTVLAVNERGVEVSTGDGSLLLTSVQPAGKKAMNAGDFSRGAAMSPGTVLG
- the coaBC gene encoding bifunctional phosphopantothenoylcysteine decarboxylase/phosphopantothenate--cysteine ligase CoaBC — its product is MLNSLTGKTIILGVTGGIAAYKAAALTSKLTQKGAEVHVIMTASAKQFITELTFQSLSKQRVYSDTFQERDPASISHIDLAGAADLVLIAPATANMIAKMAHGLADDMLSTTLLATTAPVMIAPAMNVHMYQHPAVVSNMNTLAARGVQFIEPGEGLLACGYVGKGRLEEPESIVRVVENYFNIQTAQAKGPLSGKKVVVTAGGTVERIDPVRYISNDSSGKMGFAIARAARAMGAEVTLIAARTDEAPPQDPGIELVRVESAQSMLDSVASRRNGCDILIMAAAVADYRPKHSADDKIKKSGDTLTLELVKTTDILESLGKSKDGQFLIGFAAETSNLEFYARDKLIRKNLDLIVANDVSKAGAGFGTDTNIVSIYDADGLVLDLPLSSKDEVARRLLALAAERTSGVTR
- the def gene encoding peptide deformylase, with the protein product MAIRLIVKEPDEVLHKIAKPVTKITPNVQKLLDDMADTMYDAEGVGLAAPQVGILKRLIVVDADEEHGLIKLINPEVVSAEGEQFGPEGCLSIPGLNGDVRRAETVTVRGLDREGNEVIITGSGLLARAFLHEIDHLNGVLFTDIAEKVYEYTAENSESGE
- the priA gene encoding primosomal protein N' — translated: MEIAKVIVDVPVRSTDRPFDYSIPDALRLWIEVGSRVAVPFGHRTVQGFVVSLESGETGAASGLKPIQEVLDLLPPLSPELVELGDWMSQRYACRRISALQAMLPTALKGKAERLISLGEGAGAADKPADELFPLFLEEDLEEQTIIDFVRKAGEVSMKQLTRSFPGAAETVKFMLRRGVLTESQSIKDKMGKKKLKAVDLAIGLAAARESLSTFPARSARQKDVLSYLIDMEQMLPMPMKDLLAVLQVTAGTVKALEEKGYIEISEIEVYRDPYRGRDFKPSTPLPLTPEQQQVYTRIARTVDEQQHEVFLLHGVTGSGKTEIYLQCIQRAMDQGRQAVVLVPEIALTPQMVERFKGRFGSGVAVMHSRLSVGERYDEWRKIREGKAMVAVGARSAVFAPFANLGLIIMDEEHESSYKQEENPKYHARDVAVRRAEQGGAAVILGSATPSLESYHAARSQSDIHFSPVLLEMPTRALGNALPKVHVVDMRDELKEGNRSMFSRRLHAALESRLEKGEQTVLLLNRRGFSTFVMCRSCGFVATCPECDISLTYHSRSDNLRCHYCGHAEPSPKVCPECGSEHIRFFGTGTQRVEEELGKLFPGIRVIRMDVDTTTEKGSHEKLLNQFRDKKADVLLGTQMVAKGLDFPDVTLVGVITADSALNLPDFRAGEKTFQLLTQVAGRAGRHQLPGEVVVQSYTPEHYSIVHASGHDYTSFVREELKHRRALHYPPYCRLILVTLSHEQLPLLLKMAENYALNLQGRARQLRWFASLDKLSADALDLLGPVASPLPKLKGRYRFQCIIKWRGSIDAIGLARKIAEELEDSVRDNNLQISIDVDPQMLM
- the rsmB gene encoding 16S rRNA (cytosine(967)-C(5))-methyltransferase RsmB, with the translated sequence MNGGGSGRGGQRLGRTGGAGKPQGNNSRQGGSTAAAKGADKGSRPAASARSVALDVLVRVEQEGAYSNLLLNSSLQKSGLSREDSGLATELVYGTLSRLITLDYVLEDFVSKGIAKLAPWVRNLLRLSLYQIMYLDRIPPHAAVNEAVNIAKKRGHQGISGMVNGVLRSVLRAGELPVLKKGLNEAERISILYSHPLWMVERWAAEYGIGTAEAMCAANNEPPAVSVRVNTTMISRDRLLEEMLEAGVNASASRLSPYGIVVKGAGNLALSSWYTDGYLSVQDESSMLVAEAVAPESGMRVLDCCAAPGGKSAHMGELMKDDGYIYANDLHAHKAKLISDQAGRLGLDCITTGSADALELAAELPAESFDRILLDAPCSGLGVIRRKPDLKWRKQPEDVDSIAGLQAELLQSVSKLLKPGGVLVYSTCTTEQAENSAVVSAFLNQNPDFAPVSFNSPVWERTRDTALAAGEGIQLLPHHFGSDGFYIARLQRLL